Below is a genomic region from Syngnathus typhle isolate RoL2023-S1 ecotype Sweden linkage group LG3, RoL_Styp_1.0, whole genome shotgun sequence.
GTTCTTCAGAAAGGCCAGTGTCTCTCGGGGAGGCGGTGGGTGTGAGTAGGCATGACGACACACCTGCTTCTGGCTTACATTCAATACCTGACCTCCAAAAAGTTTGATTCCCTGCTCTTGTTAATAACATcgaaacacgcacgcacagacaaacacacacgcggaGAAGGAGAGAGGAACTACTCACCGTTGAAGCCTGACCGGGTGTGCTGCGTGTGGCTCTGACTCTGCATGTaaagatatgttttttttattattgacgTAAACCAATGACATCCAGCACtcaacacttgaacaaacagtGTAACAGGTGAAGTTATGCTAAACCAcctgagcatgtgtgtgtgtgtgcgtgtctttgttttaataattgattaaaaaatagCAATTTACCTGCGTATCCATAAGTTGCTGATCAGGTATCCCAGATCTTTTTTCCACATATGTTGTAAAGCACATAGATGGAGGAGCACCCAAAGAAGGTGAACACCCATTCCTACTGAGGGGATCCATAACTGAGGAGAGGATTTGTAAATAAACAGAGATGATCTCATCAAATAGTTTTAGGTGTTATTCACTGGCCACAATACTAGGTACACAAATGAATGAGCCCTAATAGCTCATCCTTGACTAGCATTGTCGGTGATAATGTCTGCATTAGAGTAGAACTAAACTAAATCATTTCGAATAGTGTGCTATTTTTAGCTTTGAAAATATCTGTAATAGAAACAGCTCTCAGTTCTACATCGCCGTGTGTGTACAacatactaaaattgtgggaaAGTGTTTCATGAAAGTATAAATCATGAAATAAATCTTTCTTGAACTCCGACAAAGACACACCTTCGTCCCGATGCGGATGACAGAAGCTCTCCTCTTCCGACGCTTTCCAGATCTCGCTATCTTCACTGGCTTTCCCAATTGGAGCTGCTTTGGTTGTCATGGCGACCAGGGATTGTCCTTCTTCCGCATTAGAACTCCTGGGATCCTCATTCACTTCCTGCACACCATCCTTTTCACTGGCTTTTTCCATCTCCTGAAGAATCGGAAAGTGCCACAACAACAGTTTTGAAAGATGTAAACAAAATATATGTTAGACTTTGCCATGTTGCCTCACCTTGGACCacaacatacaaaaaaaaaaaaaaaaacactaattgGAATGATACAACCAAGCATTATTATTGGTGGCTATTGTCATGGAAGTAAACTGAATCTGAAATTGAATGTAACTTGCATGGAGAATATTTTCTATAAGTCTACAATACCTGATAGAAATTCTAGATTCATGAATCACCGACAAAATTCTGGCTTTTATAGACATGTCTGGCTTTTATAACAGCTCACAGTCTCAGAGGCGTGGACTTAATGAGTGATAAACAATACTCGGTATTCATCAGTCTGGCTCCAACTTTCTTGCATTACTTTTGCCAAATCAGCTTTGCAGGTTGGAGCCTTGTCATGGAACATTTTCTTCAATTCCCACTAAAGATTTTCAATTAGATTGCAATTCAGATTATGTGCAAGCCATGACATTGCCCTTGTGTGTCTTCGCTTCAAGGAATATTTTTACAGTTTTTACTTCATGGCTAGATTGTCATcttgaaaatatatttcactATGCCCAAACATCCTTTAAATTGGTGGGATAAAAATTATAGTACATGCATCCCTGAGATTCGTGATTCCATCATTTTTGCCAAAGGTTGAAGACTTCTTATCGTTTTTTTGAACATAAAACTGGTGTTAAGTACCCCAATGTCTTTGTTAgttgttttacttttatttccatGTTAACAATCAATTTTTAAATTACTGTAAATAACTCAAACGCCTATACCAACGTGTGCTCACGTCAGGCAGTGGGAGTggaagggaggaggggggggggggggataatacAAAGGATTCGATGATAAGTATACGAACTTGGGACACACGGGGATGGCGAGCAAAGTGATCATATTGGTTGATGCAAATTACAGAATGAGTGTGGGTCGGGTGGGCAAGAGAACGACGACCGATCTCGAGAGCTAAAATCACACGTCACAGATCCCACTTTCAAAGAACAACTCGCTCGTGCACGCGCCATGCAGAAACCCACTCACAGCATGCGTGCgcgtttttcccccccccaggAGCCGCTCCTGCGCCGTAACCTGCAGCTTTTGTGCTTGAAGCACACGCAAAAACGGGCGAACGCACGCCTGTCCCATAAACACATCCCGCTATAATAAACAATACCCAAACATTTAGATTATGCAGcagtatcttctttttttttttcatttaaaaaaaaaagtgattcggCGAAGTGGAGCGCTTTACGTCACAACATGCACGATCTCGAACAGCTTTCATTAATTTAACAGCAGACAGCGCTTCACCGCGCCGCGCGGGCCTGGACGTGTTGCAAATATTAAGTTCGAGTCGCCAACCTTTCTCGCAGGCTGCAGCGCGCTCTTTGCAAGATTCTCCGTCGTCGTCATTCCCCTCAGAGGAAGAGTAATGTTCCCGCAGCGGGTCCTGCGCAGCCTACCCCGGGCCACCTCTCTCTCCATGACCACTTTGACTTTGCCCCTAGTCAGCTTCTCCTCAAAGAGACGCTCCTGGCTGCCCAGGTAGCCCAAAATCTCCTTGAGCCCCAGTGGCTTCACGGGGCCTTTGCCACCGGCAGCGGCGGCGTCGCCCCCCCGGTGGCTCCTCTCGGACAGGCTGCGGACCGAAGCCACCACCCGGTCGCCCAGGTCCAAGTCGGATCCGATGCCACCTCCCTCCCCTGGAAGTTGGGGCTGAGGGGCCACTGCGTGCTTGCGTGTGCTGGCGCCCCCCACGCAAGTTTGGTTGGGGGCATCATCCACGGACGGCTGCTTGTCTCGCCCAAGTGCATCGTTGCGGCCGCTACCAGGACGGACTTCCTGTGCTCCCGCGGCTGCACTTGCGTTCTCTTCATCTACAAGACGGGCCGTTGCCGGCCCGTCGCCGCTGATGCTCCTGTTTCCGCTCCTCGGGCTGGAGGGAGCGCCGCGCTTATTGCTGGCCTCAGCCAGTTGAGACGGGCTGGGCTCTGAGTCGTCCTCCTGGTCGGTGAAGCTGAGCGCGCTGTCGCCGTTGTTGTTGCTCACAGGGTCTTCACTCTTCTTTCTGCTTTTCCTCTGCACCTTGGCCGCATTCCGGTACGAGATGGAGCCCTTATAGCTAACTTTAAGCACAGTCTGCTCTTGGATCAGTTTTTCCAGTTCTGCCCTGGTTCGGTCCGGGTCTGACCCGTGTCGCCTTCGGACCATTCGGCAAATCCTTTCCAGATCCGGACGCGCTTTCCGCGAGCGAAGAGAGTCGATGGTTTCCAGGATCCACTCTCGGTACTTGCTGGGTCCAGACATGTTCCTCCTTGGGGTTCGGCCCGAGAACGTGTGTATTTGTTGTTCCTCAAGTGGCGCTGCTGTGTCAAAGCTGGAAGCGGAGTGCGATCACTCCCCGGCTGGAGGACCGCTACGGAAGCCCGCTCGGCACTTCGCCGTTCGTCCGCTACGTTGTGCGCTTAAGGTGGACCGAAAATGGCGCTCGCGACGGCATTTAAGGTGGAATTGTCTCGCTTTTAGCGCATCACAGCTGCGTTCTTTGTTCACCGTGTCATCGTGTGCAGTCCACGGCGGATATACAAAGACTGACGCACGCTACGCGCGGCGGGCTGCGTGTGCGCCGCGTGGTGGCGGGGAATAGACGCTCAAGAcatgggaggagggggaggagggcaCCCGGTTCCCCCTGGCGGCAGTAGATTACTGTCGGAGACGAGGAGGATGGCTGACCTTTATGCTACACCAGAGAGGGCAAAAGTAtactcaaaatcagcaaaactaCGAGTACAGTATACTGTATAAGTATACTtgtaaattaaaattaagaaaaagtacAGACTCAGGCGGCACGGTGGCGCACTCATAGATCAGAGGTGCAGTCCGGCTTCGGCTTTCCACCGGGTTCTAGTTTAGTTTAGAGTGTAGTGCGTAATTTTAGTTTTGATAGCTTTATTTGACTtgacaaatctgaaaaaaaatctatattacATATGTATGCATACATAAATGTAAGCGAGCCTTGGGTCAGGCTTTTAATCAGTCTATTCAATAGCTTTGTTAACATTGTGAACTGACTAACAAAGCAACACTTCTCTAAATGAATGACAACTGAAAAACACTCATTAACTGTTTTCCAGACAAGATGGAGAATTTCTGAAGGGAAGTGTGTCGTTTTTAGGCTAGCAGGAGGAAAATAATGCTTTCACAGCACATCATTCTTGAAGCTGACAACATCAACCAAGATGGGGAATATCTTGCTATAGATATACAAGTGAATAATGGATTTAAGTGCAGTAAGAGTATTTGTGTGAAAACTCTGAAGAAGGAACAAAACCACTTTGGGAAAGATGGGAACCTTCAAGATAATTTTACAAGTAAAACTTTATTGGAATGATATTCATGTTGCAAAATATTACACTCATGTTTTTTTATGTCACTGTCATCATGACTTTCCTTtgctgcgtgtgcgtgtgtcgtGCGTGTTAAGCTGCATGTGTGGCAGGGGTTAACATGGTTTACACAGAAGTCTTTCATTTCCCTAAAAATGTGGCAACATAGCATTGTGCCTGCTTTGAGGGGAAGTGTCACTGCAGAAACATCGATGAGAGACACAATATTTTTGGAACtttaaattttgttttgtcCATGATGTGAGTCAACATTGAATCGGACATGACTGGCATACAGCAAGTGTGAAGTCTTAACAACCGGGTTACAACAGTATAAAAAATAGCAAAGTAATAATTATGATTGATCTAATGACAATGTGAATTCGACATCAGATTGATTGGTCAACAATTCCTCCTCTCCTTATAAAAGAAATTGCACTGCTCAGAAAGTGAGCATTTGTTTCAGTGTCTTGTTAGGTAAGCATCAGGTATGTTACATTTCTTACAGAAAAACCCCTTTAGATATATTAGTATCTAATTTTCAAGGTGGGTCCAAGCCAGTCTTTAGAACACAAAAGCTCAACAACTCTTATGTCTTGTCTGTCTTTTATGTCTCAATATGGGTATATATTTGCgtgggtgtatg
It encodes:
- the samd1b gene encoding sterile alpha motif domain-containing protein 1 isoform X2 produces the protein MSGPSKYREWILETIDSLRSRKARPDLERICRMVRRRHGSDPDRTRAELEKLIQEQTVLKVSYKGSISYRNAAKVQRKSRKKSEDPVSNNNGDSALSFTDQEDDSEPSPSQLAEASNKRGAPSSPRSGNRSISGDGPATARLVDEENASAAAGAQEVRPGSGRNDALGRDKQPSVDDAPNQTCVGGASTRKHAVAPQPQLPGEGGGIGSDLDLGDRVVASVRSLSERSHRGGDAAAAGGKGPVKPLGLKEILGYLGSQERLFEEKLTRGKVKVVMEREVARGRLRRTRCGNITLPLRGMTTTENLAKSALQPARKEMEKASEKDGVQEVNEDPRSSNAEEGQSLVAMTTKAAPIGKASEDSEIWKASEEESFCHPHRDEVMDPLSRNGCSPSLGAPPSMCFTTYVEKRSGIPDQQLMDTQSQSHTQHTRSGFNGIECKPEAGVSSCLLTPTASPRDTGLSEEQEMNDGVNNGGFVKMGGAGGSPVDWTVADVVAYFTIAGFPEQAAAFGTQEIDGKSLLLMQRKDVLTGLSIKLGPALKIYEHHVKVLQKTHFEDEECS
- the samd1b gene encoding sterile alpha motif domain-containing protein 1 isoform X1; translation: MSGPSKYREWILETIDSLRSRKARPDLERICRMVRRRHGSDPDRTRAELEKLIQEQTVLKVSYKGSISYRNAAKVQRKSRKKSEDPVSNNNGDSALSFTDQEDDSEPSPSQLAEASNKRGAPSSPRSGNRSISGDGPATARLVDEENASAAAGAQEVRPGSGRNDALGRDKQPSVDDAPNQTCVGGASTRKHAVAPQPQLPGEGGGIGSDLDLGDRVVASVRSLSERSHRGGDAAAAGGKGPVKPLGLKEILGYLGSQERLFEEKLTRGKVKVVMEREVARGRLRRTRCGNITLPLRGMTTTENLAKSALQPARKEMEKASEKDGVQEVNEDPRSSNAEEGQSLVAMTTKAAPIGKASEDSEIWKASEEESFCHPHRDEVMDPLSRNGCSPSLGAPPSMCFTTYVEKRSGIPDQQLMDTQSQSHTQHTRSGFNGNQTFWRSGIECKPEAGVSSCLLTPTASPRDTGLSEEQEMNDGVNNGGFVKMGGAGGSPVDWTVADVVAYFTIAGFPEQAAAFGTQEIDGKSLLLMQRKDVLTGLSIKLGPALKIYEHHVKVLQKTHFEDEECS